Proteins from a single region of Hermetia illucens chromosome 3, iHerIll2.2.curated.20191125, whole genome shotgun sequence:
- the LOC119651187 gene encoding COMM domain-containing protein 5 produces the protein MTSNFKYALLQSLKPYTKYIPQLTKPVLRVLIQVSVHYIESRKCSPEVLDLALTKLSHSGCDTPEHFYELFAAILQIMQMFLRTAKGSVKDEELRECLRELKFTEECIEDISKVLHNHRDSLTKNFYEVKCLRSPPRRLQWRINISLMDSGISHFSQPTIIIHFQTVTGEYKTFEFPIAMFHRLRYNVALLLKEMQTLENRSVIRKFP, from the exons ATGACCTCAAACTTCAAGTACGCTTTGCTTCAGAGCCTAAAGCCCTACACAAAATACATTCCCCAACTCACAAAGCCTGTCCTTCGCGTCCTCATCCAGGTCTCAGTTCACTACATTGAGAGCCGCAAATGCTCGCCGGAGGTCCTCGACTTAGCCCTCACGAAACTCTCGCATTCAGGCTGTGATACGCCGGAGCACTTTTATGAATTGTTCGCTGCCATCCTGCAAATCATGCAAATGTTCCTGCGAACGGCCAAAGGCAGCGTCAAGGATGAGGAGCTGCGCGAATGTCTGAGGGAACTGAA GTTCACGGAAGAATGCATTGAGGACATCAGCAAGGTGCTGCACAACCACCGCGACTCGCTGACGAAGAACTTCTATGAAGTCAAGTGTCTGCGGTCGCCACCCCGACGACTTCAGTGGCGCATTAACATTTCCCTGATGGACAGTGGAATCTCGCATTTCTCACAGCCCACGATAATCATCCACTTTCAAACCGTCACGGGCGAATACAAAACATTTGAGTTTCCGATCGCGATGTTCCATCGCCTAAGGTATAACGTTGCGCTGCTTCTCAAGGAAATGCAAACCCTGGAAAATCGATCCGTGATCCGCAAGTTTCCGTAG
- the LOC119651541 gene encoding endoribonuclease Dcr-1, translated as MALHWSDNVHTTAFTPRDYQVELLAAAVEKNIIICLGHNSSREFIALKLIQELAYQIRSTVPRKVSLYLTNETTGESAYNLLYHLTDLKVYNANLEDEEIRWMDVFHGYQVIIVSPKKCLEALQVFQLDSVNVVVVEDCHKEGEQGIVRFIFENFYRKCKQKPKILGLAGPLHSAGCLPGQLRPELEVLENCLDCRAETASDIVTVLRYCTKPSEFILQCSPLKRDDFVDVLEELVTTRKAYLNDHRYDPSEIYSDEFLEELQAIPDPKKEPVDFLDNYLKVLHEMGPWCADRAALHLLAQIEKQKVKTPYERHFLLLCLVSTTFVQIRAFSDFMFQKIPSEKERIERYSSPKVLRLLQTLKLFKPEVTKKDDGADNEVLNKLAEDLENMDIPKLATCLEAQIKTVSEHKNGDASRIVDGLESILNIVHPETVEKRITQHSGKELESTTAKYGSNIKRPKRKYQPGSRFKANQNANDPDALCGIIFCNDKNTAKILFNLLYEVSRHDPDLDFLKVQYTVDRVADPLKEAKEAEIEHRKQEEVLKRFRMHECNVLIGTSVLEEGIDLPKCNLVVRWDPPSTYRSYVQCKGRARASQAFHMILVGSDIDCKSVDNETLCDGSHYFVCSRKTPESLVANEEPTSNGDDESEKQEMHRVQCVVEPSTEKEDNNRRIYEHGLVEMKNTTEKMVESLAQYIEIEKMLLRKCANVEPAENEHEVADRYNESIEPYKPLPELLTGASVNLGTAISLINRYCAKLPSDTFTKLTPIWRCAQTIRNGVTLYQYTLRLPINSRLKRDILGIPMPTKILARRVAALIACRELHRYNELDDTLQPIGKEAFKATEPDWENFELEKLDEQIVNENLEPRPGTTKRRQYYYKRIASAFSFCRPVVGASTFLYNIKMTLECPIPEEQNTRGRKIYPPEDAVQGFGILTLKKIPKVSAFPIFTRSGEVKVSLELSDDSIILNEEQIQRINHFLNFTFTNVLRLQKYLMLFDPEANENCFFIVPTVKSDQGILVDWDFLNVIYNNTEKLPKPVSDDERKSETFDPNKFKDAVVMPWYRNQDQPQYFYVAEICYHLSPESSFPGENYSTFKEYYFRKYGITIQNSKQPLLDVDHTSARLNFLTPRYVNRKGVALPTSSEETKRAKRENLEQKQILVPELCTIHPFPASLWRAAVCLPCIIYRINALLLADEIRKQVSYDIGLGKMEIDDENFEWPILDFGWSLSEVLKKSREAKLMDVSENNAEQETEKSAEDKSNTEGEEEKKDSGNDGEEGKPSESDEKDEKTANDLLEEADEKLKNESFIEIGTWSNDMADQYMGDSNENSDEEWGLLPPNVNLCSRNNTKIRYGSPTSWDVGTPNHTHPMNNYYSDSDASFQSEDDYDIASIDSNDDHAGPIRIEFKANNVAEAIETEEEILKREKQLAIIQDSNANEKYYQIMKNIETGFDCFLRNEQDTNALQDYERFEKEFLESIEILRKEILASGMLITHEANLTLPKLEAKKVESYKSDFKTLCQLVPYVDPDELRSFYEVKGINVDDGASFKIRLDDLIEINRRNLSSKPEGYIIDGTGDIFDNFSDSWTLVRKNDQKLIQIDYNEKPISLNGFATENGFHTNTETRKDAEIKFSFDYQPDLVGHPGPSPSIILQALTMSNANDGINLERLETIGDSFLKYAITTYLYCTYEDVHEGKLSHLRSKQVSNLNLYRLGRRKVLGECMIATKFEPHDNWLPPCYYVPKELEKALIDAKIPACHWNLADLPNVKELSSEEICELVKRKAQSLGLGEDMDIEITTEAAKRDGVEGADDFPCFIPYNLVTQHSIPDKSVADCVEALIGAYLIECGPRGALLFMAWLGIRVLPIKKVKHDPCSPVIPGSTRADDDNQVVIYGEWTPPKSPLLIFSPNAHESLELLLDGYSEFETAIGYHFKDRSYLLQAMTHASYSPNRLSDCYQRLEFLGDAVLDYLITRHLYEDPRQHSPGALTDLRSALVNNTIFASLAVRHGFHKYFRHLSPGLNEVIDRFVRIQHENGHSISEEYYLLSEEECDDAEDVEVPKALGDVFESVAGAIFLDSNMSLDTVWKVYSNMMRPEIEQFSNSVPKSPIRELLELEPETAKFGKPEKLADGRRVRVTVEVFGKGTYRGIGRNYRIAKCTAAKCALRQLKKQGLISKKH; from the exons ATGGCCCTTCACTGGTCAGATAACGTACACACCACAGCGTTCACGCCGCGCGACTATCAAGTGGAACTGCTTGCGGCCGCCGTCGAAAAGAACATAATTATATGCCTGGGACACAATTCCTCGAGGGAGTTCATAGCGCTCAAGCTAATCCAGGAACTCGCCTACCAGATCCGATCAACCGTTCCGCGGAAAGTCTCCCTGTACCTGACCAACGAAACGACCGGCGAATCGGCCTACAATCTGCTCTACCACTTGACAGATCTGAAAGTTTACAATGCCAACCTGGAGGACGAAGAGATCCGCTGGATGGATGTCTTCCACGGGTATCAAGTGATCATCGTAAGCCCGAAGAAATGCTTGGAAGCGTTGCAGGTTTTTCAGCTGGACAGCGTTAATGTGGTGGTTGTGGAGGATTGTCACAAGGAGGGTGAGCAAGGGATTGTGCGTTTTATTTTTGAGAACTTTTACCGAAAATGTAAGCAAAAGCCAAAAATCCTGGGCTTAGCTGGTCCGTTACATAGCGCTGGGTGCTTACCGGGGCAGCTGCGTCCAGAGTTGGAGGTGCTCGAAAATTGTTTGGATTGCAGAGCAGAGACGGCAAGTGATATTGTTACCGTTTTAAG ATATTGCACAAAACCATCTGAGTTCATCCTACAATGTTCTCCCCTAAAACGTGATGATTTCGTAGATGTCCTAGAAGAACTAGTCACAACACGAAAAGCATACTTAAACGATCATCGTTACGATCCTTCAGAAATCTACAGCGATGAATTTCTTGAAGAATTACAAG CCATTCCGGATCCCAAGAAGGAACCCGTCGATTTCCTTGATAACTATCTAAAAGTCCTACATGAAATGGGTCCTTGGTGTGCAGATCGTGCAGCGCTACATTTACTTGCTCAAATCGAGAAACAGAAAGTGAAGACGCCATATGAGAGGCATTTCTTATTATTGTGCCTTGTATCAAcgacttttgtgcaaattcgaGCATTTTCGGATTTCATGTTTCAAAAAATTCCAAGTGAGAAGGAACGCATCGAGCGGTATTCAAGTCCAAAAGTGTTACGCTTGTTGCAAACTTTGAAATTGTTCAAACCAGAAGTGACGAAAAAGGATGACGGAGCGGATAACGAAGTTTTGAATAAACTTGCCGAAGACTTGGAGAACATGGACATTCCGAAATTGGCGACTTGTCTTGAAGCACAGATCAAAACTGTTTCCGAGCACAAGAATGGAGATGCCTCGCGTATAGTAGACGGCCTAGAGAGTATACTGAATATAGTTCATCCGGAAACTGTGGAGAAACGAATAACACAACATTCAGGAAAAGAGCTCGAATCAACCACCGCCAAATACGGCTCGAATATTAAACGACCAAAGCGAAAATATCAACCTGGGAGTCGATTCAAAGCGAACCAAAATGCTAATGACCCCGACGCTCTTTGTGGAATAATTTTCTGTAATGATAAGAATACGGCAAAAATCCTTTTTAATTTACTTTACGAAGTGTCACGACACGATCCTGATCTCGATTTTCTCAAAGTGCAATACACAGTTGATCGTGTGGCGGATCCACTGAAAGAAGCCAAAGAAGCTGAAATTGAACACCGGAAACAAGAGGAAGTCCTGAAAAGGTTCCGCATGCATGAATGCAATGTGTTAATTGGAACGTCTGTATTGGAAGAAGGAATTGATTTGCCAAAGTGTAATTTGGTTGTGCGATGGGATCCCCCTTCGACATATCGTAGCTATGTGCAATGTAAGGGTAGGGCTCGAGCATCGCAAGCCTTTCACATGATTCTCGTTGGAAGTGATATAGACTGCAAATCAGTTGATAACGAAACGTTGTGCGATGGAAGTCATTATTTCGTTTGCTCGAGGAAAACTCCTGAAAGTTTGGTTGCGAATGAGGAGCCAACGTCAAACGGAGACGACGAATCTGAGAAGCAAGAAATGCACCGTGTGCAATGCGTAGTAGAACCATCAactgaaaaagaagataataACAGACGAATCTACGAACATGGTCTCGTTGAAATGAAAAACACTACTGAGAAAATGGTCGAATCCTTAGCTCAATATATTGAAATCGAGAAG ATGCTGTTGAGGAAATGTGCCAACGTTGAACCAGCAGAAAATGAACACGAGGTGGCCGATAGATATAACGAAAGTATTGAACCGTACAAACCGCTTCCCGAACTTCTGACAGGTGCATCCGTTAATTTGGGTACTGCCATTTCGTTAATTAATCGTTATTGTGCCAAACTACCAAGTGATACTTTCACTAAACTTACCCCAATCTGGCGGTGTGCACAAACGATTCGAAATGGCGTTACTCTGTATCAGTATACGCTGCGATTACCAATCAATTCACGGCTTAAACGAGACATTCTG GGGATACCGATGCCTACAAAAATCTTAGCAAGACGTGTCGCAGCTTTGATAGCTTGCCGAGAGCTGCATAGGTACAATGAGCTCGATGATACTTTGCAACCAATTGGTAAGGAGGCCTTCAAAGCAACTGAACCAGATTGGGAAAATTTCGAATTAGAAAAACTGGATGAACaaatagtcaatgaaaatttagAACCGAGACCAGGAACTACAAAACGGAGACAATACTATTATAAACGG ATCGCTTCGGCCTTTTCCTTCTGCCGGCCAGTTGTTGGTGCAAGTACGTTCCTCTATAACATAAAAATGACACTCGAATGCCCGATACCTGAAGAGCAAAATACTCGTGGTCGGAAGATCTATCCTCCCGAAGATGCTGTTCAAGGTTTTGGAATTTTGACGCTTAAGAAAATCCCAAAAGTCAGCGCGTTTCCCATATTCACAAGATCCGGTGAAGTGAAGGTGTCTTTAGAACTCTCTGATGATAGTATTATCCTGAACGAGGAACAAATTCAGCGGATTAATCATTTTCTGAATTTCACATTTACTAACGTTCTAAGATTGCAAAAATATCTGATGCTTTTCGATCCCGAAGCAAATGAAAATTGCTTCTTCATTGTGCCAACAGTGAAGAGTGATCAGGGAATTCTCGTTGACTGGGATTTTCTCAATGTGATTTATAATAACACCGAGAAGCTTCCCAAACCAGTTTCCGATGATGAAAGAAAGTCAGAGACCTTCGATCCAAACAAATTTAAAGATGCAGTAGTCATGCCTTGGTATCGAAATCAGGATCAGCCACAATATTTCTATGTGGCAGAAATATGTTATCATTTGTCACCTGAGAGTTCATTTCCTGGCGAAAATTACAGCACTTTTAAGGAGTACTATTTTCGGAAGTACGGGATTACCATACAAAATTCTAAACAACCCTTGCTCGACGTCGATCATACAAGCGCTCGCTTGAATTTCCTGACACCTCGCTATGTCAACCGAAAAGGAGTAGCTTTGCCAACTAGCTCGGAGGAAACTAAAAGAGCAAAGCGAGAGAATCTTGAACAGAAACAAATTCTTGTTCCAGAACTCTGCACCATACATCCGTTCCCAGCATCATTGTGGAGAGCTGCAGTCTGCTTGCCGTGTATTATTTATCGTATCAATGCACTCTTATTGGCGGATGAAATACGAAAACAAGTCTCATATGATATCGGGCTGGGAAAAATGGAAATCGATGATGAGAATTTCGAATGGCCTATTCTTGATTTCGGGTGGAGTTTATCAGAAGTGCTGAAGAAATCACGCGAAGCAAAATTAATGGATGTTTCGGAGAATAATGCGGAACAGGAGACGGAGAAATCGGCAGAGGATAAAAGTAATACGGAAGGTGAGGAGGAGAAGAAGGATAGTGGAAATGATGGAGAAGAAGGCAAACCTAGTGAATCAGATGAGAAAGATGAGAAAACGGCCAATGACTTATTAGAAGAGGCTGATGAGAAATTGAAG AATGAAAGCTTCATTGAGATTGGAACGTGGTCGAATGATATGGCGGATCAGTATATGGGTGATAGCAACGAAAACAGCGACGAGGAATGGGGACTTTTGCCACCAAATGTGAACTTGTGTTCGCGTAATAACA CCAAAATTCGTTATGGCTCACCGACTTCATGGGACGTAGGAACGCCAAATCACACCCACCCAATGAACAACTACTACAGCGATTCAGATGCATCATTCCAATCGGAAGACGATTATGATATCGCTTCAATCGATAGCAACGATGATCACGCCGGGCCAATCAGAATTGAGTTTAAAGCCAATAATGTTGCCGAAGCAATTGAAACTGAGGAGGAAATTCTCAAACGTGAAAAACAGTTAGCAATAATTCAAGACAGCAACGCCAACGAAAAATATtatcaaataatgaaaaacatcGAAACGGGTTTCGATTGCTTTCTTCGAAACGAACAAGACACCAATGCATTGCAAGACTATGAACGTTtcgaaaaagaatttttggaatcaattgaaattttaagaaaagaaattCTTGCCTCGGGCATGCTTATAACCCATGAAGCCAATTTAACTCTTCCAAAACTAGAGGCGAAAAAAGTGGAGTCTTACAAGAGCGATTTCAAAACACTATGTCAGTTAGTACCTTATGTGGATCCAGATGAATTGCGTTCTTTTTATGAAGTTAAGGGCATTAACGTAGACGATGGTGCCAGTTTTAAAATAAGACTGGACGATCTTATAGAAATAAACCGTAGAAACTTAAGCAGTAAACCTGAGGGTTATATAATCGACGGAACTGGTGATATTTTCGATAACTTTAGTGATAGCTGGACACTTGTCCGGAAAAATGATCAAAAATTAATACAAATCGATTACAACGAAAAACCTATATCCCTGAATGGCTTTGCAACCGAAAATGGATTTCACACAAACACAGAAACAAGAAAAGATGCAGAAATTAAGTTTAGTTTCGACTATCAGCCAGATTTAGTCGGTCATCCGGGGCCAAGCCCTAGTATAATACTACAAGCGTTAACTATGTCGAATGCCAATGATGGAATCAATTTAGAACGACTCGAAACTATTGGCGATTCCTTCCTGAAATATGCAATAACTACATATTTGTATTGTACTTATGAGGATGTGCATGAGGGCAAATTGAGTCATCTCAGATCGAAACAggtttcaaatttgaatctGTATCGATTGGGCCGACGAAAGGTCTTAGGAGAATGTATGATTGCTACAAAGTTTGAACCGCACGATAACTGGCTTCCACCTTGTTATTATGTGCCAAAGGAGCTCGAGAAGGCGTTAATTGATGCAAAG ATTCCAGCATGCCATTGGAATCTCGCTGATTTACCAAACGTTAAAGAACTGAGTAGTGAAGAAATTTGTGAGTTAGTGAAAAGGAAAGCCCAATCGCTTGGATTAGGAGAAGATATGGATATCGAAATTACTACGGAGGCCGCTAAACGAGATGGAGTTGAAGGAGCTGATGACTTTCCATGCTTTATCCCTTACAATTTGGTTACACAACATAGTATTCCAG ATAAATCCGTTGCCGATTGCGTTGAGGCTTTAATTGGAGCCTATTTAATCGAATGTGGACCGCGTGGAGCTCTCTTATTCATGGCTTGGTTAGGTATTCGAGTTCTGCCAATAAAGAAAGTCAAACATGACCCGTGCTCACCGGTGATTCCTGGGAGTACACGAGCGGATGATGACAATCAAGTAGTGATTTATGGTGAATGGACTCCACCGAAAAGTcctttattgatattcagtcCAAATGCTCATGAGTCTTTGGAACTTTTGCTCGATGGTTACTCGGAATTCGAAACCGCAATTGGATATCATTTCAAGGATCGATCATATCTACTCCAAGCCATGACTCACGCAAGCTACTCACCAAATCGATTATCGGATTGCTATCAGCGATTGGAATTTTTAGGAGATGCTGTTCTAGATTACTTGATAACTCGACATTTATATGAAGATCCGAGGCAGCATTCACCTGGAGCTCTGACGGATTTACGATCAGCGTTAGTGAATAATACAATTTTTGCATCTTTAGCAGTGAGGCATGGCTTCCACAAGTACTTTCGCCATTTATCGCCTGGATTGAATGAGGTGATTGATAGATTTGTGCGCATTCAACACGAAAACGGGCATAGTATAAGCGAGGAG TACTACCTTCTCTCTGAGGAAGAATGTGATGATGCTGAAGATGTGGAAGTGCCAAAAGCATTAGGAGATGTTTTCGAATCAGTTGCTGGTGCGATCTTTTTGGACTCGAATATGTCATTGGATACAGTGTGGAAAGTGTACAGCAATATGATGAGACCGGAAATAGAACAGTTCAGTAATTCAGTGCCAAAATCACCGATTCGTGAATTACTTGAACTGGAGCCTGAAACAGCTAAATTTGG aaaaccgGAAAAATTAGCAGACGGTAGACGGGTACGTGTTACCGTGGAAGTTTTCGGTAAGGGCACATATCGGGGAATTGGTCGAAATTATCGAATAGCGAAATGTACGGCAGCCAAATGTGCATTAAGACAATTAAAGAAACAAGGATTGATATCAAAAAAACATTAG